In Streptomyces sp. HUAS ZL42, the DNA window AGCTGCGGACGGGCAGGTACACGAGCCCCCACGTCCAGTCGATCACCGAGCGCATCAGCCTCGACGGCGCCCCGATCTCCGCCGAGCGGTTCGTCGAGACGTACCAGGACATCAGGCCGTACATCGAGATGGTCGACTCCCAGCAGGAGTACCGGCTGTCCTTCTTCGAGGTGCTGACGGGGATGGCGTACGCCGCCTTCGCGGACGCGCCCGTCGACGTCGCCGTGGTGGAAGTGGGGATGGGGGGCTCGTGGGACGCCACCAACGTCATCGACGGTGACGTCGCCGTGGTCACCCCGATCGACCTCGACCACACCGACCGCCTCGGCGAGAACCCCGGCGAGATCGCCACCGAGAAGGCCGGCATCGTCAAGCAGGACGCGACCGTCATCATGGCCCAGCAGCCGGTGGACGCGGCGCAGGTGCTGCTGAAGAAGGCCGTCGAGGTCGATGCGACGGTGGCGCGTGAGGGGCTCGAGTTCGGGGTCGTGTCCCGGCAGGTCGCCGTAGGCGGACAGCTGCTCACGCTGCGCGGGCTCGGCGGCGAGTACACCGAGGTGTACCTGCCGCTGCACGGCGCCTACCAGGCTCACAACGCGGCGGTCGCGCTGGCCGCCGTGGAGGCGTTCTTCGGGGTCGGCTCGCAGCGGCCGGAGCCGCTCGACGCCGACACCGTCCGCAAGGCCTTCGGGGCCGTGTCGTCGCCGGGCCGGCTCGAGATCGTACGGCGCTCGCCGACCGTCGTGCTCGACGCGGCCCACAACCCGGCGGGTGCCGCCGCCACCGCCGAGGCGATCGGGGAGGCGTTCGACTTCAGCCGGCTGATCGGGGTCGTGGGCGCCAGCGGCGACAAGAACGTCCGCGGGCTGCTGGAGGCCTTCGAGCCGGTCTTCGCCGAGGTGGTGATCACCCAGAACTCCAGCCACCGCGCCATGGACGCCGACGCGCTCGCCGCGCTCGCCGTCGAGGTGTTCGGCGAGGAGCGCGTCCAGGTCGAGCCGCAGCTGCCGGACGCGCTGGAGGCGGCGATCACGCTGGCCGAGGAGGAGGGCGAGTTCGCGGGCGGCGGGGTGCTCGTCACCGGCTCCGTCATCACCGTCGGCGAGGCCCGGCTGCTGCTGGGGAAGGGCTGAGATCCCGAGATGCGTACGCTCTGTTCCTCGACCCTGATCGGCGAGTTCTTCATCATCGGGTTCGCCGGGCTCGTCGCCATGAAGGACCCCGACCTGTCCACGAGCACCGTGTGGACGGTCAGCGGGATCGCGATGTTCCTGTGCCTGGCGCTGTGCGGGGTGGTGACGCGGCCGGGGGGCGTCGCCCTCGGCTGGGTCCTGCAGCTCGCGCTCGTCGCCTCCGGCTTCTTCGTCCCGATGATGTTCTTCATGGGGGTGGTGTTCGCGGCCCTGTGGTGGGCCTCGGTGCACTACGGGCGCAGGGTCGACGAGGCGAAGGCGAGATTCGCGGCCCAGGCCGAGTCCTCCACGCCTGACGCTGCGTGACGGACGCCCGGACGCGCCCGGTAACCTCGTGACCCCGCACCATCGTGTTCTCCAAGGAGCCCTCGTGACCCAGCGCACCCTCGTCCTCCTCAAGCCCGACGCCGTCCGTCGCGGCCTGACCGGCGAGATCATCAGCCGTATCGAGCGCAAGGCGGGCTGGCGGATCACCGCGCTGGAGCTGCGCACCCTGGACCACGACACCCTGGAGCAGCACTACGGCGAGCACAAGGGCAAGCCGTTCTACGAGCCGCTGGTGGAGTTCATGGCTTCCGGCCCGGTGGTGGCAATGATCGTCGAGGGCGAGCGGGTCGTCGAGGGCCTGCGCGCGCTCGCCGGGCCGACCGACCCGATCGCCGCCGCGCCCGGTTCCATCCGCGGTGACTACGGTGTCATCGTGCGGGAGAACCTGATCCACGCGTCCGACTCCGAGGAGTCCGCCGAGCGCGAGGTGAAGATCTTCTTCCCCGGCCGCGCGTGAAGCTGTCGGGGGTCCGGGGGTCGTCCCCCGGAGTATTGCAGCCTGAGGCTCCGTCAACTCTTCTGGACTTCCGACCTGGGACGGCCCAACCTTTTCGGCCGTCCCTTGGCATATGCGTGCCGATCGGGGGAACGAGTGCCCCCGATGGACCGTCTCCACAAGCGAGGCGGCTGCTCATCTGCTGACAATGGCGAAGACCCTCGCGCAGTGTTCGTGCAGGCGCGTCTACGATGGAAGCCTTCACGTCACAGCACCCACTTCGCCGACCTGAAAAGCCCTCAAAAGCTCGTGGGAAGGCCAGACGAATCCTGATGGGGAACTCAATGTCGTTCATCGGCCGTGACATGGCTGTCGACCTCGGGACCGCCAACACGCTGGTGTACGTCAGGGGTCGCGGGATCGTACTCAACGAGCCGTCCGTCGTCGCGATCAACACCAACACCGGTGGCATCCTCGCGGTCGGCGCCGAAGCCAAGAAGATGATCGGACGGACCCCTGGCAACATCGTCGCCGTCCGTCCGCTCAAGGACGGCGTGATCGCCGACTTCGAGATCACCGAGCGGATGCTCCGCTACTTCATCCTGAAGATCCACAAGCGGCGGTATCTGGCTCGTCCGCGGGTCGTGGTCTGTGTGCCCTCGGGCATCACGGGTGTCGAGCGCCGCGCCGTCATCGAGGCGTCCACCCAGGCCGGTGCCCGGCAGGTGCACATCATCGAGGAGCCCATGGCCGCGGCCATCGGCTCCGGCCTGCCGGTCCACGAGGCCACGGGCAACATGGTGGTGGACATCGGCGGCGGCACCACGGAGGTCGCGGTCATCTCGCTCGGCGGCATCGTCACCGCCCAGTCGATCCGTGTCGCGGGCGACGAACTGGACAACGCGATCATCCAGCACATCAAGAAGGAGTACTCCCTTCTGCTGGGTGAGCGGACGGCCGAACAGATCAAGATCACGATCGGTTCGGCGTACGACCTCGACTCCGACGAGCACACGGAAATCCGCGGCCGGGACCTCGTCTCCGGACTGCCCAAGACCGTCGTCATCTCGGCCGCCGAGGTGCGCAAGGCGATCGAGGAACCGGTCAACGCCATCGTCGACGCCGTCAAGACGACCCTCGACAAGTGTCCGCCGGAGCTGTCCGGCGACATCATGGACCGCGGAATCGTTCTGACGGGCGGAGGGGCCCTGCTGCGCGGGCTCGACGAGCGGCTGCGCCGCGAGACCGGCATGCCGATCCACATCGCCGAGGACCCGCTGGACAGCGTGGCGCTCGGTTCCGGCAAGTGTGTCGAGGAGTTCGAGGCGCTCCAGCAGGTCCTGGACGCCGCACCTCGCAGATGAGGTAACTCTTCGGTTCCGCCGTACGGGATGACCTCCTCTCGTACGGCGGATCGTTGATATAGAGGCATAAGCTCCCATAACGAGCCCCTCGGCCTTCTCCCGGGGGCTGCCCGGTTTGCTGACAGCTGATCTGAATACTGATCCTGGTTCCTATCGAGGAAGGGCACGGCCGCCGCACGTGAGGGACACACGAGAGAGCCGGCTGCT includes these proteins:
- a CDS encoding folylpolyglutamate synthase/dihydrofolate synthase family protein; this translates as MSDTDPFEEIVAAETDRDPDLAVIEAGSRTLRTQGGPPSTDVPGRPEDPELDKALREVEAELATRWGETKLEPSVSRISALMDVLGEPQRSYPSIHITGTNGKTSTARMIEALLGAFELRTGRYTSPHVQSITERISLDGAPISAERFVETYQDIRPYIEMVDSQQEYRLSFFEVLTGMAYAAFADAPVDVAVVEVGMGGSWDATNVIDGDVAVVTPIDLDHTDRLGENPGEIATEKAGIVKQDATVIMAQQPVDAAQVLLKKAVEVDATVAREGLEFGVVSRQVAVGGQLLTLRGLGGEYTEVYLPLHGAYQAHNAAVALAAVEAFFGVGSQRPEPLDADTVRKAFGAVSSPGRLEIVRRSPTVVLDAAHNPAGAAATAEAIGEAFDFSRLIGVVGASGDKNVRGLLEAFEPVFAEVVITQNSSHRAMDADALAALAVEVFGEERVQVEPQLPDALEAAITLAEEEGEFAGGGVLVTGSVITVGEARLLLGKG
- a CDS encoding DUF4233 domain-containing protein, which gives rise to MRTLCSSTLIGEFFIIGFAGLVAMKDPDLSTSTVWTVSGIAMFLCLALCGVVTRPGGVALGWVLQLALVASGFFVPMMFFMGVVFAALWWASVHYGRRVDEAKARFAAQAESSTPDAA
- the ndk gene encoding nucleoside-diphosphate kinase; the encoded protein is MTQRTLVLLKPDAVRRGLTGEIISRIERKAGWRITALELRTLDHDTLEQHYGEHKGKPFYEPLVEFMASGPVVAMIVEGERVVEGLRALAGPTDPIAAAPGSIRGDYGVIVRENLIHASDSEESAEREVKIFFPGRA
- a CDS encoding rod shape-determining protein encodes the protein MSFIGRDMAVDLGTANTLVYVRGRGIVLNEPSVVAINTNTGGILAVGAEAKKMIGRTPGNIVAVRPLKDGVIADFEITERMLRYFILKIHKRRYLARPRVVVCVPSGITGVERRAVIEASTQAGARQVHIIEEPMAAAIGSGLPVHEATGNMVVDIGGGTTEVAVISLGGIVTAQSIRVAGDELDNAIIQHIKKEYSLLLGERTAEQIKITIGSAYDLDSDEHTEIRGRDLVSGLPKTVVISAAEVRKAIEEPVNAIVDAVKTTLDKCPPELSGDIMDRGIVLTGGGALLRGLDERLRRETGMPIHIAEDPLDSVALGSGKCVEEFEALQQVLDAAPRR